Proteins encoded together in one Zonotrichia leucophrys gambelii isolate GWCS_2022_RI chromosome 1, RI_Zleu_2.0, whole genome shotgun sequence window:
- the CHD4 gene encoding chromodomain-helicase-DNA-binding protein 4 isoform X3 — MASGIGSPSPCSGGSDDDEMEILLNNAIPQHPEPEEEPEEELLSEADTPKIKKKKKPKKLKEPKVPKLSKRQKKELGDSSGEGNEFVEEEEEVLRSDSEGSDYTPGKKKKKKLGPKKEKKNKAKRKEEEEEEEEDDDSKEPKSSAQLLEDWGMEDIDHIFTEEDYRTLTNYKAFSQFVRPLIAAKNPKIAVSKMMMVLGAKWREFSTNNPFKGSSGASVAAAAAAAVAVVESMVTNVDAVLPQPPVDVPLRKAKTKEGKGPNARRKPKASPRIPDIKKPKTKKVAPLKIKLGGFGSKRKRSSSEDDDLDVESDFDDASINSYSVSDGSTSRSSRSRKKLKAGKKKKKGEEDSTVAVDGYETDHQDYCEVCQQGGEIILCDTCPRAYHMVCLDPDMEKAPEGKWSCPHCEKEGIQWEAKEDNSEGEEILEDVVGDAEEEDDHHMEFCRVCKDGGELLCCDACPSSYHIHCLNPPLPEIPNGEWLCPRCTCPALKGKVQKILIWKWGQPPVGPAPPRPPDADPNAPPPKPLEGRPERQFFVKWQGMSYWHCSWVSELQLELHCQVMFRNYQRKNDMDEPPSGDFGGEEEKSRKRKNKDPKYAEMEERFYRYGIKPEWMMIHRILNHSVDKKGNVHYLIKWRDLPYDQASWESEDVDIQDYDLYKQAYWNHRELMRGEEGRPGKKLKKVKMRKLERPPETPTVDPTVKYDRQPEYLDVTGGTLHPYQLEGLNWLRFSWAQGTDTILADEMGLGKTVQTAVFLYSLYKEGHSKGPFLVSAPLSTIINWEREFEMWAPDMYVVTYVGDKDSRAIIRENEFTFEDNAIRGGKKASRMKKEAAVKFHVLLTSYELITIDMAILGSIDWACLIVDEAHRLKNNQSKFFRVLNGYSLQHKLLLTGTPLQNNLEELFHLLNFLTPERFHNLEGFLEEFADIAKEDQIKKLHDMLGPHMLRRLKADVFKNMPSKTELIVRVELSPMQKKYYKYILTRNFEALNARGGGNQVSLLNVVMDLKKCCNHPYLFPVAAMEAPKMPNGMYDGSALIRASGKLLLLQKMLKNLKEGGHRVLIFSQMTKMLDLLEDFLEHEGYKYERIDGGITGNMRQEAIDRFNAPGAQQFCFLLSTRAGGLGINLATADTVIIYDSDWNPHNDIQAFSRAHRIGQNKKVMIYRFVTRASVEERITQVAKKKMMLTHLVVRPGLGSKTGSMSKQELDDILKFGTEELFKDEATEGGDNKEGEDSSVIHYDDKAIERLLDRNQDETEDTELQGMNEYLSSFKVAQYVVREEEMGEEEEVEREIIKQEESVDPDYWEKLLRHHYEQQQEDLARNLGKGKRIRKQVNYNDGSQEDRGSRAVFLSDWQDDQSDNQSDYSVASEEGDEDFDERSEARRPSRKGLRNDKDKPLPPLLARVGGNIEVLGFNARQRKAFLNAIMRYGMPPQDAFTTQWLVRDLRGKSEKEFKAYVSLFMRHLCEPGADGAETFADGVPREGLSRQHVLTRIGVMSLIRKKVQEFEHVNGRWSMPELAEIEENKKLSQPSSPSPKTPTPSTPGDTQPNTPAPVPPPEDGVKVEEGASAKEQGEPSEPEKELSASATETEAPMEQCAQPVETPPQEAKSPVNSTEADEKKVEETEVKERPDEPMEVESKADVEKVEDRAATENPPDPPIITLDEKDEKKDDDKRDVVMLQNGEMLKESVDERHKKAVKQRFMFNIADGGFTELHSLWQNEERAATVTKKTYEIWHRRHDYWLLAGIINHGYARWQDIQNDPRYAILNEPFKGEMNRGNFLEIKNKFLARRFKLLEQALVIEEQLRRAAYLNMSEDPSHPSMALNTRFAEVECLAESHQHLSKESMAGNKPANAVLHKVLKQLEELLSDMKADVTRLPATIARIPPVAVRLQMSERNILSRLANRSSEPPPPPPPQQVRTRSGGPAAVSSWPSAVDLSAKLK, encoded by the exons ATGGCTTCGGGCATCGGATCTCCATCACCATGCTCAGGGGGCAGTGATGACGATGAGATGGAGATCCTGTTGAACAACGCTATCCCCCAGCATCCAG AACCTGAAGAAGAGCCAGAAGAAGAGCTACTGTCAGAGGCTGACACTCCCAAAatcaagaagaagaagaagcccAAGAAACTGAAGGAACCCAAAGTTCCTAAGCTCAGCAAGCGTCAGAAGAAGGAG ctgGGGGACAGCTCTGGTGAGGGGAATGAGTTtgtggaggaagaagaagaggttCTGCGCTCTGACAGTGAGGGCAGTGATTATACCcctgggaagaagaaaaagaagaaattaggacccaagaaggaaaagaaaaacaaagccaagcgcaaggaggaggaggaagaggaggaagaagatgaTGACTCAAAG GAGCCAAAGTCATCTGCTCAGCTTCTGGAAGACTGGGGCATGGAGGATATTGATCACATCTTCACAGAGGAGGATTACCGCACACTCACCAACTACAAAGCTTTCAGCCAGTTTGTCAG GCCACTTATTGCAGCCAAGAACCCTAAAATAGCAGTGTCGAAGATGATGATGGTCCTGGGAGCCAAATGGAGGGAGTTTAGCACCAACAACCCCTTCAAGGGAAGTTCAGGTGCatctgtggcagctgctgcagctgcagccgttGCAGTAGTTGAGAGTATGGTGACAAACGTGGATGCTGTCCTGCCGCAGCCCCCTGTAGATGTGCCACTCAGGAAAGCCAAGACAAAGGAGGGCAAAG GACCCAATGCCCGGCGGAAGCCAAAGGCCAGTCCTCGTATTCCTGATATCAAGAAACCTAAAACAaagaaggtggcaccactgAAAATCAAACTGGGAGGATTTGGTTCCAAGCGTAAAAGATCATCA AGTGAAGATGATGATCTGGATGTGGAGTCAGACTTTGATGATGCCAGCATCAACAGCTACTCTGTGTCAGACGGATCTACCAGCCGTAGTAGCCGCAGTCGCAAAAAACTCAAGgctgggaagaagaaaaagaaag gtgaggaggaCTCCACCGTGGCTGTGGATGGCTACGAGACTGATCACCAGGACTACTGTGAGGtgtgccagcagggaggagaaattatattGTGTGATACCTGCCCTCGTGCCTACCACATGGTTTGCCTGGACCCCGACATGGAGAAAGCTCCAGAGGGCAAATGGAGCTGCCCACACTGT gaaaaagagggCATTCAGTGGGAAGCAAAGGAGGATAACTCTGAAGGTGAGGAAATCCTGGAGGATGTAGTGGGAGatgctgaggaagaggatgacCACCATATGGAGTTCTGTAGAGTCTGCAAGGATGgaggagagctgctgtgctgtgatgcCTGTCCTTCATCCTATCACATCCACTGTCTGAATCCCCCTCTGCCTGAGATTCCCAATGGAGAATGGCTGTGTCCTCGCTGCACT tgcccagctttGAAAGGAAAGGTGCAGAAGATCTTGATCTGGAAATGGGGTCAGCCCCCAGTGGGCCCTGCACCACCACGTCCACCCGACGCAGACCCCAATGCTCCACCACCAAAGCCTCTGGAGGGTCGGCCTGAGAGGCAGTTCTTTGTCAAATGGCAGGGCATGTCCTACTGGCACTGCTCCTGGGTGTCTGAGTTGCAG CTGGAGTTGCACTGCCAGGTCATGTTTCGTAACTACCAACGCAAAAATGATATGGATGAGCCTCCCTCGGGAGACTTTGgaggggaagaagagaaaagccgaaagagaaaaaacaaggaCCCCAAATATGCTGAGATGGAAGAGCGTTTCTATCGATATGGAATCAAGCCAGAATGGATGATGATCCACAGGATCCTTAATCATAG TGTGGATAAGAAGGGGAATGTCCACTATTTGATTAAATGGAGAGACCTGCCCTATGACCAGGCATCCTGGGAAAGTGAAGATGTGGATATTCAAGATTATGACCTCTACAAGCAAGCCTACTGGAATCACAG GGAGCTGATGCGAGGTGAAGAGGGCAGGCCTGGTAAGAAGTTAAAGAAAGTGAAGATGCGGAAACTGGAGAGGCCCCCTGAGACTCCCACAGTAGAT CCAACAGTGAAATATGACCGGCAACCGGAGTACCTCGATGTAACAGGGGGGACCTTGCATCCCTACCAGCTGGAAGGGCTGAATTGGCTGCGCTTCTCTTGGGCCCAGGGCACAGATACAATCTTGGCTGATGAGATGGGTCTGGGAAAGACTGTGCAGACAGCAGTGTTCCTGTATTCCTTATACAAAGAG GGACACTCCAAGGGTCCCTTCTTGGTGAGTGCACCACTGTCCACAATCATCAACTGGGAACGAGAATTTGAGATGTGGGCCCCAGACATGTATGTGGTGACCTACGTCGGGGACAAAGACAGCCGGGCCATCATCCGTGAGAATGAGTTCACTTTTGAGGATAATGCCATACGTGGAGGCAAAAAAGCATCCAGAATGAAG aagGAGGCTGCTGTCAAGTTCCATGTGCTTCTCACCTCCTATGAATTGATCACCATTGATATGGCCATACTAGGCTCTATTGACTGGGCCTGTCTCATTGTGGATGAAGCTCACAGACTGAAGAACAACCAGTCTAAG TTCTTCCGTGTGCTGAATGGTTACTCCCTCCAGCACAAGCTGCTGCTTACAGGAACTCCCCTGCAGAACAACCTGGAGGAACTGTTCCACCTGCTGAACTTCCTGACGCCTGAGAGATTCCA TAACTTGGAGGGCTTCCTAGAAGAGTTTGCGGATATTGCCAAGGAAGATCAGATCAAGAAGCTGCACGACATGCTGGGCCCGCATATGCTGAGGCGTCTCAAGGCTGATGTGTTCAAGAATATGCCATCTAAGACTGAGCTCATTGTCAGAGTGGAGCTGAGTCCCATGCAGAA gaaatattataaatacattttgaCAAGAAACTTTGAGGCACTGAATGCACGGGGTGGTGGTAACCAAGTCTCATTGCTCAATGTTGTTATGGATCTGAAGAAGTGCTGTAACCACCCCTACCTctttcctgtggctgctatg gaagCTCCAAAAATGCCAAATGGCATGTATGATGGTAGTGCACTTATTCGAGCCTCTGGAAAGCTGTTGCTGCTCCAGAAGATGTTAAAGAACCTGAAGGAAGGAGGTCACAGGGTGCTCATATTCTCTCAG ATGACTAAAATGTTGGACCTTCTCGAAGATTTTTTGGAACACGAAGGATACAAATACGAGCGGATTGATGGAGGGATCACAGGGAACATGCGTCAGGAGGCTATTGATCGCTTCAATG ctcctggagctcagcagttctgttttctgctttcaacTCGAGCTGGGGGTCTTGGTATTAACTTGGCCACAGCAGATACTGTGATTATCTATGATTCAGACTGGAACCCCCACAATGATATCCAG GCCTTCAGCCGTGCACACAGAATTGGACAGAACAAGAAGGTGATGATATATCGCTTTGTGACAAGGGCCTCCGTGGAGGAGCGTATCACTCAGGTGGCCAAGAAGAAAATGATGCTCACTCACCTGGTAGTGAGGCCAGGGTTGGGCTCCAAGACAGGCTCCATGTCCAAGCAGGAGCTTGATGACATTCTCAAATTTGGCACTGAAGAGCTCTTCAAGGATGAAGCTACTGAGGGGG GGGATAACAAAGAAGGTGAGGACAGTAGCGTCATCCACTACGATGACAAAGCAATTGAGCGTCTGTTGGATCGGAACCAGGATGAAACAGAAGATACAGAACTTCAGGGCATGAATGAATATCTCAGCTCCTTCAAGGTGGCCCAGTATGTGGTTCGTGAGGAGGAGATGGGG gaggaagaggaggttgAACGGGAAATTATCAAGCAGGAGGAATCAGTAGATCCTGATTACTGGGAGAAGCTGCTCCGTCATCATTATGAGCAACAGCAGGAGGATCTGGCCAGGAATCTGGGCAAGGGCAAACGTATCCGCAAGCAAGTGAACTACAACGATGGCTCGCAGGAGGATAGAG GCTCACgtgctgtttttctttcagactgGCAGGATGACCAGTCAGATAATCAGTCAGATTATTCAGTTGCTTCTGAAGAAGGGGATGAGGACTTTGATGAGAGATCTGAAG CTCGTCGGCCTAGCCGCAAGGGCCTGAGAAACGACAAGGATAAGCCTCTGCCTCCATTACTGGCCCGTGTGGGAGGGAACATAGAG GTGCTGGGTTTCAACGCTCGCCAGCGGAAAGCCTTCCTCAATGCTATCATGCGCTATGGAATGCCACCTCAGGATGCCTTCACCACTCAGTGGCTTGTTCGGGACCTCCGTGGCAAGTCAGAGAAGGAGTTCAA GGCCTATGTCTCGCTGTTCATGCGCCATTTATGTGAACCTGGAGCTGATGGTGCCGAGACCTTTGCAGATGGGGTCCCACGGGAAGGCCTTTCTCGGCAGCACGTCCTGACTCGCATTGGGGTCATGTCGCTTATACGCAAAAAG GTGCAGGAATTTGAGCATGTGAATGGCCGCTGGAGTATGCCAGAACTGGCAGAGATAGAGGAGAACAAGAAACTTtcacagcccagctcacccTCTCCCAAAACTCCAACTCCTTCGACACCAGGGGATACACAGCCGAACACACCGGCCCCTGTTCCTCCCCCTG AAGATGGAGTAAAAGTAGAAGAAGGAGCTAGTGCTAAGGAGCAAGGAGAGCCTTCTGAACCAGAGAAGGAACTCAGTGCCTCTGCTACTGAAACAGAGGCCCCTATGGAG CAGTGTGCTCAGCCTGTGGAGACACCACCCCAGGAAGCAAAATCCCCAGTGAACTCCACAgaagcagatgaaaaaaaagtagagGAAACAGAAGTGAAGGAAAGACCAGATGAACCAATGGAAGTAGAAAGCAAAG CTGATGTGGAGAAAGTGGAAGACAGAGCAGCTACTGAGAATCCTCCTGACCCTCCCATAATCACTCTGGATGAGAAAG ATGAGAAAAAGGATGATGATAAGAGAGATGTGGTGATGCTGCAGAACGGAGAGATGCTGAAAGAGTCAGTAGATGAAAGGCACAAGAAGGCAGTAAAGCAGCGCTTCATGTTCAACATAGCAGATGGTGGTTTCACTG AACTACACTCCCTCTGGCAGAATGAGGAGCGGGCTGCCACTGTCACCAAGAAGACCTATGAGATCTGGCATCGGCGTCACGACTACTGGCTCCTAGCTGGGATTATCAA TCATGGCTATGCCCGTTGGCAGGATATTCAGAATGATCCACGTTACGCCATCCTCAATGAACCCTTCAAGGGTGAGATGAACAGGGGTAACTTCCTGGAAATAAAGAATAAGTTTTTGGCAAGGAGATTTAAG ctcctggagcaagCGCTGGTGATCGAGGAGCAGTTGCGGCGAGCTGCCTATCTGAACATGTCCGAAGACCCATCTCACCCCTCCATGGCTCTGAACACGCGTTTTGCAGAGGTGGAATGCCTGGCTGAGAGCCACCAGCACCTATCCAAGGAATCAATGGCAGGGAATAAACCAGCCAATGCCGTGCTGCACAAAG TTCtgaagcagctggaggagctttTGAGTGACATGAAGGCCGATGTGACCCGCCTGCCCGCCACCATTGCCCGCATCCCCCCCGTGGCAGTGCGCCTCCAGATGTCGGAGCGCAACATCCTCAGCCGCCTGGCCAACCGCAGCAGCgagcccccgccgccgcccccgccccaaCAAGTACGTACCCGCTCTG GTGGCCCAGCAGCAGTGAGTTCCTGGCCCAGTGCTGTTGACCTTTCGGCCAAGCTGAAGTGA